One region of Drosophila kikkawai strain 14028-0561.14 chromosome 2R, DkikHiC1v2, whole genome shotgun sequence genomic DNA includes:
- the LOC108076790 gene encoding insulin-like growth factor-binding protein complex acid labile subunit has protein sequence MRMGLELVCLLLLATASSSWAVNCPWPCRCAWVVDSLYADCSRRSLHTFPNFDGIPVEHLDLSGNQFGQFPTQYADIDSLIYLDLSNNQISALDGKSLIGFTSLRTLLLANNSIGSWEALSPNEAFKYAPSLKRLGLDGNHLGSFGSGESFELLTSQSLTELELSSCDISALGGDQLMNQLPNLERLNLANNQLTQMAALPSRSLRSLDLSNCSIQHLSGFFLDSLQHLEALNLSRNTQLEFGGLEEDPVLTFELRKLDVSYCNLDSIDLSGLPQLTELRLRGNLLRSIDATTFANNTMLEVLDLSQNVLRLLGQDAFANLKRLKQLNLAFNEIARLDRNFIRNNDVLVELNLSRNVLQKLTRIVSNSVRTINMSWCEITFIDSSALSSLSVIQKLDLSNNLISDFPTFMRSETLQELNLANCRLSTVRNNTFREFPELADLHLNGNRLTSPIPPYYFGSNKFLDQLWLGDNPWICDCHNPLFVEFYDFLTAKPAKIKDKNHLRCAAPAIFYNKLWEFACADVWIQNARSSSGGEKAWSIIMITLLLLGGLILAYACLQKFLKKRKVRDNHREYAENDDELRRIRDLNDRILLEDATPSIHQQQQEISLLPSYEDALRMPKLVRPVKSMMDLSGPERARNSRKLRRSQTHAEGEGSQSEAEDSSLQLDSRQRFRSVEMLSNRDKERTAQYGPYRRTGHMEYSQSGSRRFSIEDSRFPAAHLKTQNLQSAEQIGNFQSYENSPYTKRKPKIAEIPPFKRVNMAAASVEFLTDPEYDDVEASKPGSPFAKRKPKKSLPPPPSMKVSAQVYTLKQSPVLELDPAVEDYFSAAKKQASSSTIGSDFQELHAPELRSLPDENRSSASPSESEHDLERAKRRKRKNSSSRRVSGSFTAANAGDGSSSSSDTEQHARVHRPMRETLF, from the exons ATGCGGATGGGCCTGGAGCTGGTTTGCCTGCTACTCCTGGCCACGGCCTCCTCCAGCTGGGCCGTCAATTGTCCTTGGCCCTGTCGCTGTGCCTGGGTGGTGGACAGTTTGTATGCCGACTGCTCGCGGAGGAGCCTCCACACCTTTCCCAACTTTGACGGCATACCCGTGGAGCATCTGGATCTGTCTGGCAATCAGTTTGGCCAGTTTCCCACGCAATATGCAGACATTGACTCTCTGATCTACCTGGATCTCTCCAACAACCAGATCTCGGCTCTGGATGGTAAATCCCTGATTGGGTTCACCTCGCTGAGGaccctgctgctggccaacaaCTCAATAGGGTCCTGGGAGGCCCTCAGCCCTAACGAAGCCTTTAAGTATGCACCGAGCCTGAAGCGCTTGGGCCTCGACGGTAACCATTTGGGCAGCTTTGGCAGCGGCGAGAGCTTCGAGCTGCTGACCAGTCAGTCTTTGACCGAGCTGGAGCTCTCCTCCTGCGACATTTCCGCTTTGGGCGGCGACCAGCTGATGAACCAGCTACCGAACCTAGAACGCCTCAATCTGGCCAACAACCAGCTGACTCAGATGGCGGCCTTGCCCTCGAGAAGTCTGCGCAGCCTAGACCTGAGCAATTGCAGCATTCAGCACTTGTCTGGCTTCTTCCTGGACTCTCTGCAGCATCTGGAGGCCCTCAACCTATCCCGGAACACACAGCTAGAGTTTGGCGGGCTCGAAGAGGATCCCGTTTTGACCTTTGAGCTGCGCAAGCTGGATGTGTCCTACTGCAACTTGGACAGCATCGATCTCAGCGGATTGCCCCAGCTCACGGAGCTACGTTTGAGGGGCAATCTTCTGAGATCCATCGATGCCACTACCTTCGCCAACAACACCATGCTAGAGGTGCTAGATCTCTCTCAGAACGTGCTCCGCCTGCTGGGCCAAGATGCCTTCGCCAACCTAAAGAGACTGAAGCAGCTGAACCTGGCCTTCAACGAAATAGCCCGACTAGACAGGAACTTTATCCGCAACAATGATGTGCTAGTGGAGCTCAATCTCAGCCGGAACGTTCTGCAGAAACTGACCAGGATCGTGTCCAACTCGGTGCGCACCATCAACATGAGCTGGTGCGAAATAACCTTCATCGACAGCTCTGCCCTGTCGAGTCTCTCGGTTATACAGAAGCTGGACTTGTCCAACAATCTGATCAGCGACTTTCCCACCTTTATGCGATCGGAGACGCTTCAGGAACTGAACCTGGCCAACTGCAG ACTGAGCACTGTGCGGAACAACACCTTCAGGGAGTTCCCTGAGCTGGCGGATCTCCACTTGAATGGCAACCGCCTGACGAGCCCCATTCCGCCCTATTACTTTGGCAGCAACAAGTTCCTGGATCAGCTCTGGCTGGGCGATAATCCCTGGATCTGCGACTGTCACAACCCGCTCTTTGTGGAGTTCTATGACTTTTTAACAGCCAAGCCAGCCAAG ATCAAAGACAAGAATCACCTGCGTTGTGCCGCTCCTGCTATTTTCTACAACAAACTCTGGGAGTTTGCCTGCGCGGATGTGTGGATCCAGAATGCCAGGAGTAGCAGTGGTGGCGAGAAGGCCTGGTCCATTATCATGATcaccctgctcctgctgggcGGCCTCATCTTGGCCTATGCCTGCTTGCAAAAGTTCCTGAAGAAGCGCAAGGTCAGGGACAATCACCGGGAGTATGCTGAGAACGATGATGAGCTAAGACGCAT ACGAGATCTCAACGACCGCATCCTCCTGGAAGATGCCACTCCTAGCAtccatcagcaacagcaggagaTCAGCCTGCTTCCCTCGTACGAGGACGCCCTTCGCATGCCCAAGCTGGTCAGGCCGGTCAAGTCAATGATGGACCTATCGGGACCGGAGCGTGCCCGAAACTCCCGCAAGCTTCGACGCTCTCAGACCCATGCCGAGGGCGAGGGCTCCCAGTCGGAGGCGGAGGACTCTAGCCTGCAGCTGGACAGCCGCCAGAGGTTCCGCAGCGTGGAGATGCTGTCCAACCGGGACAAGGAGCGCACAGCGCAGTACGGACCCTACCGCCGCACAGGCCACATGGAATACAGCCAGTCTGGCAGCCGGCGCTTTAGCATCGAGGACTCGCGCTTCCCGGCCGCCCACCTCAAGACCCAGAACCTGCAGAGCGCCGAACAGATAGGCAACTTCCAGAGCTACGAGAACAGTCCCTACACGAAGCGAAAGCCCAAGATAGCCGAAATTCCGCCCTTCAAGCGCGTCAATATGGCGGCCGCGAGCGTAGAGTTCCTCACGGATCCCGAGTACGATGACGTCGAGGCCAGCAAGCCGGGCAGTCCGTTTGCCAAGAGGAAACCAAAGAAATCCCTTCCACCGCCGCCCTCCATGAAGGTCAGCGCCCAGGTCTATACGCTGAAGCAGAGCCCGGTTCTAGAGCTGGATCCAGCCGTCGAGGACTACTTCAGTGCGGCCAAGAAGCAGGCCTCCTCGTCCACCATCGGCAGTGACTTCCAGGAGCTGCACGCCCCAGAGCTAAGATCCCTGCCGGATGAGAACCGCTCTAGTGCGTCCCCATCCGAATCGGAGCACGACCTGGAGCGAGCCAAGCGCCGGAAGCGAAAGAACTCGTCCAGCCGCCGAGTGAGCGGCAGCTTTACGGCGGCCAATGCCGGTGatggctcctcctcctccagtgACACGGAGCAGCACGCCCGGGTGCACAGACCCATGCGCGAGACTCTGTTCTAG
- the wdp gene encoding protein windpipe translates to MDHSHITAWLALLLCVAVAATPTPVLDCPADCSCTLAQHTHKPLYHLKCNSTAGLRLAEKPFQTSVPVHSLDLSHLGLTRLGHVLDKLPELTSVDLSHNELSELGHLSKGLKRLNLKHNLLTSEKLKKLPQHLQVLNLQHNQIGQLPLELTHMHQLQQLELSHNAINCSCQTLEVRNWLVERIVYMEHPVVCSYPLEYKGRSWLQLKQAEICQKEKQHWSDLDLEENELMMGDQPAAASGEHENEDELGKDFLPLSGQGKTVTSKKARSPQEPLPGDQVEGSGDLSETNMELSLPVEPEAAASEVSEATTTKPESIQDIVEDEEDDAEASGSGGGLLIIPDPSKVRIASEEDLEEDKEAESPTPQENDGKPLENPGNGIFTSHMGIFEGQEKEDKPVEEEPIVPIVQTKLDVTDVKSEVVTDGPLDSSKESEDVQTASVGKRTDDSSAIYYLLAVIGLIVVGLVLFVAIKRCKYDSNAAARDAEAQRQTELLDMDKKQLGKPLQKNGHGNGQEHSPLIGEKTKLDEAQIVKKPYENGDAKDGANQQPLLNGNGSANGGAKDGSAPGEPAPHEYYPISPRYPTPQSPRASKYAQHQQPAAEQNNNNEPDAAYLPSSPKSGRYSPVYSPETGRVKIKLTETPKPKTPMLVTRSKSNAGDIITTPVPTHLSVPVNGH, encoded by the coding sequence ATGGATCACTCCCACATAACCGCCTGGCTGGCCCTGCTCCTCTGCGTGGCCGTGGCCGCCACTCCCACTCCTGTCCTGGACTGTCCGGCGGACTGCAGCTGCACCCTGGCTCAGCATACACACAAGCCGCTGTACCACCTGAAGTGCAACAGCACTGCCGGCCTGCGGCTGGCCGAGAAGCCCTTCCAGACCTCAGTGCCCGTGCATTCGCTTGATCTATCCCACTTGGGCCTCACCCGGCTGGGCCATGTGCTGGACAAGCTGCCCGAACTGACCTCCGTGGATCTGTCCCACAACGAGCTGTCGGAACTGGGGCACCTGAGCAAGGGTCTCAAGCGACTGAACCTGAAGCATAATCTGCTGACCTCCGAGAAGCTGAAGAAGCTGCCCCAGCACCTGCAGGTGCTGAATCTGCAGCACAACCAGATCGGCCAGCTGCCCTTGGAGCTCACCCACATGCACCAGTTGCAACAGCTGGAGCTCAGCCACAACGCCATCAACTGCTCCTGCCAGACGCTGGAGGTTCGCAACTGGCTGGTGGAACGCATTGTCTACATGGAACACCCGGTGGTGTGCTCCTACCCGTTGGAGTACAAGGGCCGTTCCTGGCTGCAGCTGAAGCAGGCGGAGATCTGCCAGAAGGAGAAGCAGCATTGGTCCGATCTCGATTTGGAGGAGAACGAATTGATGATGGGCGATCAGCCGGCTGCTGCGTCCGGAGAGCACGAGAATGAGGACGAGCTGGGCAAGGACTTCCTGCCGCTCAGCGGCCAGGGCAAAACTGTCACCTCCAAGAAGGCGCGTTCCCCGCAGGAGCCCCTGCCCGGCGACCAAGTTGAGGGCTCTGGAGACCTCAGTGAGACCAACATGGAACTGTCTCTGCCAGTCGAACCAGAGGCTGCCGCCTCTGAGGTTTCTGAGGCCACCACAACCAAGCCGGAGAGCATTCAGGACATAGTGGAGGATGAGGAAGACGACGCTGAGGCCTCTGGCAGCGGTGGCGGTTTGCTGATCATCCCCGATCCCTCCAAGGTTAGGATAGCTTCAGAAGAGGACCTGGAAGAGGACAAGGAGGCGGAGAGTCCCACGCCCCAGGAGAACGATGGCAAACCACTGGAGAACCCCGGCAACGGCATCTTCACAAGCCACATGGGCATCTTCGAGGGCCAGGAGAAGGAGGACAAACCCGTCGAGGAAGAGCCCATTGTGCCGATTGTTCAGACCAAGCTGGATGTCACCGATGTCAAGTCCGAGGTGGTCACCGACGGCCCGCTGGACAGCAGTAAGGAGTCCGAGGACGTCCAAACCGCCAGCGTGGGCAAGCGCACGGACGACAGCAGTGCCATCTACTACCTGCTGGCCGTGATCGGCCTGATTGTGGTCGGACTGGTGCTCTTCGTGGCCATCAAGCGCTGCAAGTACGACAGCAACGCCGCCGCCCGCGATGCCGAGGCGCAGCGCCAGACGGAGCTCCTGGACATGGACAAGAAGCAGCTGGGCAAGCCGCTGCAAAAGAACGGCCATGGCAATGGCCAGGAGCACTCTCCGCTGATTGGGGAGAAGACCAAGCTGGACGAGGCCCAGATCGTAAAGAAGCCCTACGAGAATGGCGACGCCAAGGACGGAGCCAACCAGCAGCCGCTGCTCAATGGCAACGGATCGGCCAATGGCGGTGCCAAGGATGGCTCCGCTCCCGGAGAACCCGCTCCCCACGAGTACTACCCCATCAGCCCCCGCTACCCCACACCCCAGTCGCCGCGTGCCTCCAAGTACGCCCAGCATCAGCAGCCCGCTGCCgagcaaaacaacaacaatgagcCGGACGCCGCCTACCTGCCCTCGTCCCCGAAATCCGGCCGCTACTCGCCCGTCTACTCACCAGAGACGGGACGCGTCAAGATCAAGCTGACGGAGACCCCCAAGCCCAAGACCCCCATGCTGGTGACGCGCAGCAAGTCCAATGCCGGCGACATCATCACCACGCCCGTGCCCACACACCTGTCGGTGCCCGTCAATGGCCACTGA